GCATACGTCTGACAAAGATAGGAAGAGTCAATGTCCGCGTGCCGGCCCATTGCAAAGTATTCTCTTATCGTATCCTGCTTGTCGCACGCCACgtcatcaaagataaaaatggaattcgGGAGCGCCTCGCTCGGCggaatgacgtcactgttattCGAGAACGTAAAGTAGCCAATCTCTTCTATCGGTGTTAGTATATTCtccaaatatcgatatttcggttgttgcaacgatttcgagtacacatacacgttctcgaaacgtacaccgtgcggactttccagcaagctTATCAAGACGTTTGTCTTGCCGCAATTCGACGGACCGCAGATGATACCGCGTATAGAAATCGGTAGCATGCCTCCATGTTTGCGTACCTCTTTCGTTAACAGCATCCTATCGTCAAAGTTTGTCACTTTGATCGTCCGCGATTGTCGTACGAACCGCATTTTACCTCCCCTCCACAACGAATGAAATGCAGTATCGAGAAAGCTGGCCTATTTATAGAAACGCGTAGAGCTGAGATGCTCagtctttaaaatgtttttgctcGTGTCGGATAACAGcgatatttacgatttaaCCGCCGAGCAGTTAAAGTATATACCAAAGGTCATTCTACTGCGACAGTTTTATAATCACATAGATTATTTGTGGGATAAGCTTCCCGAACATATCAAGGCAGATTCGGAGGTTCAGCAATATCGGCgctttaatacattataatttgccGTGTCAGCAAACGCACATCGACGGTCCGCCGCCGTTGATAAAAAACTGCGGCGAATGCCGCCAAAGATAGATCGAGGTCTGCtgaatcgcgcgataaacgcgCTTCCGATCGAATTACATATCCCCGGCTATCAATTTTGCGGACCGGGAACTCGCTTAGAAACACGATTGGCAAGAGGTGATCGGGGTATTAATCCATTGGACGCggcgtgtcgcgagcacgacatAGCCTACTCGCGTAGCAACGATCTCGCAGAACGACACGTGGCAGACAATATACTCGCCGCGGAAGCGCGAAAACGTGTCACCGCGAACGATTCGACTCTCGGAGAGAGAGCTGCGGCTATAGCCGTCTGGGTGGCCATGAAGGCTAAAACGAAACTCGGTATGGgtttgaaaacgaagaaaaagatgaagaagACCAAGCGAATACTTCCGGTAGCGAAACGCGGCGGTATCCTACCGATCCTACCGTTATTAGGGGTTCTCGGCTCGTTGGTCGGCGGAGCGGCGGGAGTCGCAAAGGCCGTGAATGATAACAAAGCCGCGCGACGTCAGCTGGAAGAgatgcaacgtcacaatcgcgTCATGGAAGGTCacggactttatctcgctccgtacAAACGCGGACGGGGAgtctcgagaaaaaaaaacgtcgaagAGACGCTAAAAATCCCCAAGGGTGTAACTACCAACGTACAACTGCAACAATTGGCAAAACGTATGCGCATTCCATATTTTAGAGGTATTTTCATGCGCGACTCGTTACCGATCGGCGGTAtacgtcgaaacgagagcggtatcgtgaatttggaTAATACTGAGGGACTGGGTACTCACTGGGTGGCGTACGCGAAGAGGGGAGATCGTGCcatatatttcgacagttttgGCAATCTTCGACCACCGAGAGAATTGACGCAGTATCTAGAGAACAATGTAATAGAGTACAATCGCATACCTTATCAGCGATACGACCAGAGCAATTGCGGACAACTGTGTCTGCGTTTTCTACAGTCGGTTGACAATCAATTTAAAGACCGACGTTACGCTGTTTAATCTCAGTATTCATTCAAACATGTCACTGACATTTACGCTCACCGGCAAGAGCAGCATCCTCGCGGTAAGCTACTTTCCCGCCGTGGATTTGAGCGATGGCGATTACGAGCTCGGTCTAACAGATTTTGAAACCTATCACACGATACCGAATGTAAATTCGTCGAACAATAAATTCTactatgacgacgacgacaaggaGATTACCATTCCCGAAGGATCGTACGAATTGCGTGATATAGACATGTATCTGAAACGCGCTCTTTTATGGGACCAATCCAATAATGTCTCGACAAACGAAGATGAACCGCACCcattgatta
This sequence is a window from Temnothorax longispinosus isolate EJ_2023e chromosome 11, Tlon_JGU_v1, whole genome shotgun sequence. Protein-coding genes within it:
- the LOC139821764 gene encoding uncharacterized protein; the encoded protein is MPPKIDRGLLNRAINALPIELHIPGYQFCGPGTRLETRLARGDRGINPLDAACREHDIAYSRSNDLAERHVADNILAAEARKRVTANDSTLGERAAAIAVWVAMKAKTKLGMGLKTKKKMKKTKRILPVAKRGGILPILPLLGVLGSLVGGAAGVAKAVNDNKAARRQLEEMQRHNRVMEGHGLYLAPYKRGRGVSRKKNVEETLKIPKGVTTNVQLQQLAKRMRIPYFRGIFMRDSLPIGGIRRNESGIVNLDNTEGLGTHWVAYAKRGDRAIYFDSFGNLRPPRELTQYLENNVIEYNRIPYQRYDQSNCGQLCLRFLQSVDNQFKDRRYAV